One segment of Agrococcus sp. ProA11 DNA contains the following:
- a CDS encoding S8 family serine peptidase, whose product MQSMRTDPVGQDGTLGQDGTVGQDGTVGSAALRDVLRRYDAKTRRWSISKDSDFWRTVAMAHVLGIRGAGKRIAIIDGGFDRAVPALRDAPLLGMNPADPAAQLHGTIVALLVLEVAPEAQLELHAVRGEHGIDPERAAAAFAAATANGADIINLSIGQQHAVDLRAAVGSWLAGIERWPEMQQSDFDFWVADALGRADRWAPFLTVPADALVEAARAARERGVTVVAAAGNDAEHCFTPAVDPAAISVGFLRERRSGASAGKEVAVATGPRWYDQTTFVDVSIVQPLELLGSSLAAPLVAGAAALMPVPELLGAYRRVAAVGALASSLVARPDGAQWSRRQIETTCELYLRALNASPHRHVTSGVAGPCVDCALWEVQVLNDFGLFHLERRSIDEARRFLACAVDLAPENPHARGNLGMTLAQHAARAVDDGRVQEASALLGQAAEHYATSTRIRLASDSLRTDAWKYEARQREFAQGSADPALWRTRFDAHAERHGGHPDGPG is encoded by the coding sequence ATGCAGTCGATGCGCACGGACCCGGTCGGGCAGGACGGCACGCTCGGGCAGGACGGCACGGTCGGGCAGGACGGTACGGTCGGGAGCGCCGCGCTGCGCGACGTGCTGCGACGCTACGACGCGAAGACGCGCAGGTGGTCGATCTCGAAGGACAGCGACTTCTGGCGCACGGTCGCGATGGCGCACGTGCTCGGCATTCGCGGCGCCGGCAAGCGCATCGCCATCATCGATGGCGGCTTCGACCGCGCAGTGCCGGCGCTGCGGGACGCGCCGCTGCTGGGGATGAATCCGGCGGATCCCGCAGCCCAGCTGCACGGCACGATCGTCGCGCTCCTGGTGCTGGAGGTGGCTCCCGAGGCGCAGCTCGAGCTGCACGCGGTCCGTGGCGAGCACGGCATCGACCCCGAGCGCGCCGCCGCCGCGTTCGCAGCGGCGACCGCCAACGGAGCCGACATCATCAACCTCAGCATCGGCCAGCAGCACGCTGTCGACCTGCGCGCGGCGGTGGGCAGCTGGCTCGCCGGCATCGAACGCTGGCCCGAGATGCAGCAGAGCGACTTCGACTTCTGGGTCGCCGATGCGCTCGGCCGCGCCGATCGCTGGGCCCCGTTCCTGACCGTGCCGGCGGATGCGCTGGTCGAGGCCGCGCGCGCGGCGCGCGAACGCGGCGTCACGGTCGTGGCCGCGGCAGGCAACGACGCAGAGCACTGCTTCACCCCAGCGGTGGATCCGGCCGCGATCTCGGTCGGTTTCCTGCGTGAGCGACGCAGTGGCGCATCCGCGGGCAAGGAGGTCGCCGTCGCGACGGGCCCCCGCTGGTACGACCAGACGACGTTCGTGGACGTCTCGATCGTGCAGCCGCTCGAGCTGCTTGGTTCCAGCCTCGCCGCGCCGCTGGTCGCGGGAGCGGCCGCGCTGATGCCTGTGCCGGAGCTGCTCGGCGCCTACCGGCGCGTCGCGGCGGTCGGCGCGCTCGCCAGCTCGCTCGTGGCGCGTCCCGACGGCGCCCAGTGGAGTCGACGGCAGATTGAGACGACCTGCGAGTTGTACCTGCGGGCGCTGAACGCCTCGCCGCACAGGCACGTCACGAGCGGTGTCGCCGGCCCGTGCGTCGACTGCGCGCTCTGGGAGGTGCAGGTGCTGAACGACTTCGGCCTGTTTCACCTCGAGCGGCGATCGATCGACGAGGCGCGCCGATTCCTGGCGTGCGCGGTCGATCTCGCTCCCGAGAACCCGCACGCACGAGGCAATCTCGGCATGACCCTGGCGCAGCACGCGGCGCGGGCTGTCGACGACGGCCGGGTGCAGGAGGCGAGCGCACTCCTGGGTCAGGCCGCCGAGCACTACGCGACGTCGACGCGCATCCGGCTGGCGAGCGACTCGTTGCGGACCGATGCATGGAAGTACGAGGCTCGGCAGCGGGAGTTCGCCCAAGGCTCAGCGGATCCTGCGTTGTGGCGCACCCGGTTCGACGCGCATGCTGAGCGGCACGGAGGCCACCCCGACGGCCCCGGCTGA
- a CDS encoding class II glutamine amidotransferase, which produces MCRVLAFIGQETPLEQLLLEPTNSLINQALDPERHPELQLAGWGFGAWSEHFLKPEEPFIYRRPVAAFYDDNVERIVPSLRASTMLAHVRAGAYDAQVVLADENCHPFSFSGTRWIIAQNGYLPNWQLLQRELLQHCKNDYLQQMRGTTDTEFLYVLLLSLLEGDSDEDVQRAVEEMIQLIAGAMADLKLPGLTKLKMSLVSANRVIGVNAGLGLDGETNPSGDWKQLRESGPGTDDFDLSMLLEPMYLLMGRNFEKNEATYEFETCSEEEATGAIFASEALTDDTDGWSTVDFGQIVFLANDGGTVTKTINTLSM; this is translated from the coding sequence ATGTGCCGAGTGCTCGCCTTCATCGGGCAGGAGACTCCGCTGGAGCAACTGCTGCTCGAGCCCACGAACAGCCTGATCAACCAAGCGCTCGACCCGGAGCGCCACCCGGAGCTCCAGCTTGCCGGGTGGGGGTTCGGCGCGTGGAGCGAGCACTTCCTCAAGCCGGAGGAGCCGTTCATCTACCGCCGGCCCGTCGCCGCCTTCTACGACGACAACGTCGAGCGCATCGTGCCAAGCCTCCGCGCGAGCACGATGCTCGCCCACGTCCGGGCGGGCGCCTACGACGCGCAGGTCGTGCTGGCCGACGAGAACTGCCACCCCTTCTCCTTCTCCGGAACCCGCTGGATCATCGCCCAGAACGGCTACCTGCCGAACTGGCAGCTGCTGCAGCGGGAGCTCCTGCAGCACTGCAAGAACGACTATCTGCAGCAGATGCGGGGCACGACGGACACGGAGTTCCTCTACGTGCTGCTACTCTCACTGCTCGAGGGCGACAGCGACGAGGACGTCCAGCGCGCGGTCGAGGAGATGATCCAGCTGATCGCCGGAGCGATGGCCGATCTCAAACTCCCCGGTCTGACCAAGCTCAAGATGTCGCTGGTCTCCGCGAACCGCGTCATTGGCGTCAACGCCGGTCTCGGGCTCGACGGCGAGACGAACCCGTCCGGCGACTGGAAGCAGCTGCGCGAGTCCGGGCCGGGCACCGACGACTTCGACCTCTCGATGCTGCTGGAGCCCATGTACCTCCTGATGGGTCGCAACTTCGAGAAGAACGAGGCCACCTACGAGTTCGAGACGTGCAGTGAAGAGGAGGCCACCGGGGCCATCTTCGCCTCAGAGGCCCTGACCGACGACACCGACGGCTGGTCGACCGTCGACTTCGGGCAGATCGTGTTCCTCGCCAACGACGGCGGCACGGTGACCAAGACCATCAACACGCTCTCGATGTAG
- a CDS encoding dihydrofolate reductase family protein: MGERYEVGDQGSPRPLRYAINVTLDGCCHHEAGLLPDEESMRFWTTEIERADALLYGRVTYEMMESAWRRPVSGAWPDWMEPWEIPFAEAIDRTRKHVVSSRLTGVDWNADLVRGDLEQAVRRLKGQPGDGLAVGGVTLPLALADLGLIDEYLFVVQPVLAGRGPTLLAGLRARVQLELEDRHEFASGAVALRYRPAP, translated from the coding sequence ATGGGGGAGCGATACGAGGTCGGCGACCAAGGCAGCCCGAGACCGCTGCGGTACGCGATCAACGTCACGCTCGACGGCTGCTGCCATCACGAGGCGGGGCTGCTTCCCGACGAGGAGTCGATGCGCTTCTGGACGACCGAGATCGAGCGAGCGGATGCGCTGCTCTACGGCCGGGTCACCTACGAGATGATGGAGTCGGCCTGGCGCCGGCCGGTATCGGGTGCCTGGCCCGACTGGATGGAGCCGTGGGAGATCCCGTTCGCGGAGGCCATCGACCGGACGAGGAAGCACGTCGTGTCGAGCCGCCTCACCGGCGTCGATTGGAATGCCGATCTCGTGCGCGGCGACTTGGAGCAGGCGGTGCGACGGCTCAAAGGACAGCCTGGCGACGGTCTCGCGGTCGGCGGGGTCACGCTGCCGCTCGCGCTCGCCGATCTGGGCCTGATCGACGAGTACCTGTTCGTCGTGCAACCGGTGCTCGCCGGCCGCGGACCCACCCTGCTCGCCGGCTTGCGTGCACGCGTGCAACTCGAGCTCGAGGATCGCCACGAGTTCGCGTCTGGGGCGGTCGCTCTGCGGTACCGGCCGGCGCCGTGA
- a CDS encoding BlaI/MecI/CopY family transcriptional regulator, which yields MGTLGELERAVMDAVWDAATPLTAYDVQELLQQQGRALAATTLLTVLSRLEKKGFVASDRAARPYRYAAVAARADHVAELMHEVLGESRDRMAVLERFVGSVSDEDAEVLRRLLRNAS from the coding sequence ATGGGCACGCTTGGCGAGCTGGAGCGCGCGGTCATGGATGCCGTCTGGGATGCAGCGACGCCGCTGACGGCCTACGACGTGCAGGAGCTGCTGCAGCAGCAGGGGCGTGCGCTGGCCGCCACCACCCTGCTGACCGTGCTGTCGCGGCTGGAGAAGAAGGGCTTCGTGGCCTCCGACCGCGCCGCGCGCCCCTACCGCTACGCGGCCGTGGCCGCGCGTGCCGACCACGTGGCCGAGCTCATGCACGAGGTGCTGGGCGAATCGCGCGACCGCATGGCGGTGCTCGAGCGCTTCGTGGGCAGCGTCTCCGACGAGGATGCCGAAGTGCTGCGGCGGCTCCTGCGGAACGCGAGCTGA
- the cydC gene encoding thiol reductant ABC exporter subunit CydC: MPRATPDSPSVDPWVLEAGRSANAPGFRRPALGPVPKGRVYALGMLAALRAGGLVLVAEAIARGIAALADGGLTAESIRTIVILGILGALLRAGAEWSTSVLARRIATDVKRRIRGQLWRRIAAGEPRGGGTAVLAADGLDDLDDYYVQTIPAIIAAAVVPLLVGIRILGADWVSAVIIVLTVPLIPFFMVLIGKHTQQRTDAALTALSRLADHLAELARGLPVLVGLGRVDEQAKALEQLQRGYRDRTQETLRWAFLSALALELVATISVAIVAVFLGLRLLQGTMALEPALLALILAPEAFNAVRQVGTAFHASQDGLSALDRSQAIIDRPAPADVRDATGAPRLDGLAVRYAGRADPTLVDVTASLTGIVSVAGPSGAGKSTLLAALSGTLPADADVRGAVHGVRADAVGWAPQAPRGFTGTPREELALYADDSQGGDALAALEELGLGHVADSAVAELSPGEQRRLAVARALARVDAGATLLVLDEPTAHLDRVAADRVRAAILRRAERAVVVLASHEPATLALATMTIQVGAPRPAPPATQVEERADLPPVEERAGAADTRHETQRHETTPHETPAPRLKLRTLLRPHLGRSLASISLASVAIAMGLALTAVSGWLIVRATLEEHIMVLMVAIVGVRAFGIFRSVGRYADRLVTHDAAFRVVDDLRLRLWRAIAARGAGSRRLLEGGAPLDYLVTLADELRDQLPRVLPQIGVGTVVIAGTVVTTALVAPQLTVVVALVLVLATGLAAALAIAAERGAAGDRVAARSELVRGTAALATSAPDLRGNGVAAAALAQLDESAERLASAERRAAWAAGLGTAVITAAVSTLAFLVPVLAPELSAEGAAVIALLSLALLEPLADLVGAVHRLPAMRAVLARLGPVLRPAPRPEWGEVTPATPVTAVELDDVAVRYPGMPHVAVTGVDGAATVARWLVLDGPSGSGKSTLLSAIMGALPLERGVIRADGTPLPELDEHAWRAAVAWCPQDAYVFDSTLRGNLLLARARADAPDEQVLRAALERAGLAPLLDTLADGLDTRVGGGGSALSGGERQRLAVARALLTRADVILLDEPTAHLDAPTASAMMADVRAATADRVVVLVSHREADRHPSDVVVTLR; this comes from the coding sequence GTGCCACGCGCGACGCCCGACAGCCCGAGCGTCGACCCGTGGGTGCTGGAAGCCGGGCGCAGCGCGAACGCGCCCGGCTTTCGCCGACCGGCGCTCGGCCCGGTGCCGAAGGGGCGCGTGTACGCATTGGGCATGCTGGCCGCGCTGCGGGCAGGCGGGCTCGTGCTCGTCGCCGAGGCGATCGCACGCGGGATCGCCGCGCTCGCCGACGGTGGCCTGACAGCCGAGAGCATCCGCACGATCGTGATCCTCGGCATCCTCGGTGCCCTGCTCCGCGCCGGCGCCGAATGGTCGACCTCGGTGCTCGCGCGCCGCATCGCCACCGACGTCAAGCGACGCATCCGCGGGCAGCTCTGGCGCCGCATCGCGGCGGGCGAACCCCGGGGCGGCGGCACGGCCGTGCTGGCCGCCGACGGGCTCGACGACCTCGACGACTACTACGTGCAGACCATCCCGGCGATCATCGCCGCCGCCGTCGTGCCGCTGCTCGTCGGCATCCGGATCCTGGGTGCCGACTGGGTCAGCGCCGTGATCATCGTGCTGACCGTGCCGCTCATCCCCTTCTTCATGGTGCTGATCGGCAAGCACACCCAGCAGCGCACCGACGCAGCGCTCACCGCGCTCTCGCGGCTCGCCGACCACCTCGCCGAGCTGGCGCGCGGCCTGCCGGTACTCGTCGGGCTCGGCCGCGTCGACGAGCAGGCGAAGGCGCTCGAGCAGCTGCAGCGCGGCTACCGCGACCGCACGCAGGAGACGCTCCGCTGGGCGTTCCTCTCCGCCCTGGCGCTCGAGCTCGTCGCCACCATCTCGGTCGCGATCGTCGCCGTCTTCCTGGGGCTGCGACTGCTGCAGGGCACGATGGCGCTGGAGCCGGCGCTGCTCGCGCTGATCCTCGCGCCTGAGGCCTTCAATGCCGTACGCCAGGTCGGCACGGCCTTCCATGCCTCGCAGGATGGCCTCTCGGCGCTCGACCGCTCGCAGGCGATCATCGATCGACCCGCGCCCGCGGATGTGCGCGACGCCACCGGCGCACCGCGCCTCGATGGCCTCGCCGTGCGCTACGCCGGGCGCGCCGATCCGACGCTCGTCGACGTCACGGCGAGCCTCACCGGCATCGTCTCGGTGGCGGGGCCCTCGGGTGCGGGCAAGTCGACCCTGCTCGCCGCACTGTCGGGCACGCTGCCCGCCGACGCCGACGTGCGCGGTGCGGTGCACGGCGTGCGCGCGGATGCGGTGGGCTGGGCCCCGCAGGCGCCCCGCGGGTTCACCGGCACGCCCCGCGAGGAGCTCGCCCTGTACGCCGACGACTCGCAGGGCGGCGACGCGCTCGCCGCCCTGGAGGAGCTGGGGCTCGGGCACGTCGCCGACAGCGCCGTCGCCGAGCTGAGCCCCGGTGAGCAGCGCCGCCTCGCGGTGGCGCGAGCGCTGGCGCGAGTAGACGCGGGTGCGACGCTGCTCGTGCTCGACGAGCCCACCGCGCATCTCGACCGGGTCGCTGCCGACCGGGTGCGGGCGGCGATCCTGCGGCGTGCGGAGCGCGCGGTGGTCGTGCTCGCCAGCCACGAGCCCGCGACCCTCGCGCTCGCCACCATGACGATCCAGGTCGGCGCCCCGCGGCCCGCCCCGCCCGCCACGCAGGTCGAGGAGCGCGCCGACCTCCCGCCGGTCGAGGAGCGCGCCGGAGCAGCCGACACGCGTCACGAGACCCAGCGCCACGAGACCACGCCCCACGAGACTCCGGCCCCCCGCCTCAAGCTCCGCACCCTCCTCCGCCCCCACCTCGGCCGCTCGCTCGCCTCCATCTCCCTCGCGTCGGTCGCCATCGCCATGGGTCTCGCGCTCACCGCTGTCTCCGGCTGGCTGATCGTGCGCGCGACGCTCGAGGAGCACATCATGGTGCTGATGGTCGCGATCGTGGGCGTGCGAGCGTTCGGCATCTTCCGCTCCGTGGGCCGCTACGCCGACCGGCTCGTCACGCACGACGCCGCGTTCCGCGTCGTCGACGACCTGCGACTGCGCCTGTGGCGCGCGATCGCCGCGCGCGGCGCCGGCTCCCGTCGCCTGCTCGAAGGCGGCGCGCCGCTCGACTACCTCGTGACTCTCGCCGACGAGCTGCGCGACCAGCTGCCGCGCGTGCTCCCCCAGATCGGCGTGGGCACCGTCGTGATCGCGGGCACCGTCGTCACGACCGCCCTCGTCGCACCGCAGCTCACCGTGGTCGTGGCGCTCGTGCTGGTGCTGGCGACCGGGCTCGCCGCTGCCCTCGCGATCGCCGCCGAGCGCGGCGCCGCCGGCGACCGCGTGGCAGCCCGCTCCGAGCTCGTGCGCGGCACGGCGGCCCTCGCGACATCCGCCCCCGACCTGCGCGGCAACGGCGTGGCCGCCGCCGCCCTCGCCCAGCTCGACGAGTCCGCCGAGCGGCTCGCGAGCGCTGAGCGTCGCGCCGCCTGGGCCGCAGGACTCGGCACCGCGGTCATCACGGCCGCTGTCAGCACCCTGGCCTTCCTTGTCCCCGTCCTCGCGCCCGAGCTATCCGCCGAAGGCGCCGCCGTCATCGCGCTGCTTTCGCTCGCTCTGCTCGAGCCGCTCGCCGACCTGGTCGGCGCCGTGCACCGGCTCCCCGCCATGCGCGCGGTGCTCGCCAGGCTCGGTCCCGTGCTGCGGCCGGCGCCGCGGCCCGAGTGGGGCGAGGTCACGCCCGCGACGCCCGTGACCGCGGTCGAGCTCGACGACGTCGCCGTGCGCTACCCCGGTATGCCGCACGTGGCGGTCACGGGTGTCGACGGGGCGGCCACGGTGGCGCGCTGGCTCGTGCTCGACGGCCCCTCCGGCTCCGGCAAGTCGACGCTGCTCTCGGCGATCATGGGCGCGCTGCCGCTCGAGCGCGGCGTCATCCGTGCCGACGGCACGCCGCTGCCCGAGCTCGATGAGCACGCGTGGCGCGCCGCCGTCGCGTGGTGCCCGCAGGACGCCTACGTGTTCGATTCGACCCTGCGCGGCAACCTGCTGCTCGCGCGCGCCCGCGCCGACGCGCCCGATGAGCAGGTGCTGCGCGCCGCACTCGAGCGGGCCGGCCTCGCACCGCTGCTCGACACGCTCGCCGACGGGCTCGACACCCGCGTCGGCGGCGGCGGCTCTGCGCTCTCCGGCGGGGAGCGTCAGCGGCTCGCGGTCGCCCGCGCTCTGCTGACGCGGGCCGACGTGATCCTGCTCGACGAGCCCACCGCGCACCTCGACGCCCCGACGGCATCGGCGATGATGGCCGACGTCCGCGCCGCCACCGCCGACCGCGTCGTCGTGCTCGTCTCGCACCGCGAGGCCGACCGCCACCCGAGCGACGTCGTCGTGACGCTGCGCTGA
- a CDS encoding M56 family metallopeptidase, whose product MTVVLSAASAPDGVLVIPQLLVPAGALVWAVVVLWLASLLLAWPVPVLLSRAEWPMRSPVTALLVWQGVGLAGGLSMIGALALTGLAIAPQHPWLALVPAALFALYLLTHLGVTIVQVTRQRHRHLALLDMLTAPHPTRARTRVLDDAVPVAYCLPRGAGSVTVLSQGLLDRLDADELVAVIAHERAHVEQRHDILLLAFRAWRSALPWFPVAALADAEVAALVEMLADDHARREVRDPVLARAILQVGAHGVPGAEPETDAAGSTRGRDRFRRLAP is encoded by the coding sequence ATGACCGTGGTGCTGTCGGCCGCGAGTGCGCCCGACGGCGTGCTCGTGATCCCGCAGCTGCTCGTGCCGGCGGGCGCGCTGGTCTGGGCCGTGGTCGTGCTGTGGCTGGCGTCGCTGCTGCTCGCGTGGCCCGTGCCGGTGTTGCTCTCGCGCGCCGAGTGGCCGATGCGCTCCCCGGTCACGGCGCTGCTCGTCTGGCAGGGCGTCGGGCTCGCCGGTGGCCTGTCGATGATCGGCGCGCTCGCGCTGACGGGGCTCGCGATCGCGCCGCAGCATCCGTGGCTGGCGCTCGTCCCTGCCGCGCTGTTCGCGCTGTACCTGCTCACGCACCTCGGCGTCACGATCGTGCAGGTCACGCGCCAGCGGCACCGGCACCTCGCCCTGCTCGACATGCTGACCGCGCCGCACCCGACCAGGGCTCGCACGCGTGTGCTCGACGACGCGGTGCCCGTCGCCTACTGCTTGCCGCGCGGCGCGGGCTCGGTGACGGTGCTGTCGCAAGGGCTGCTGGATCGGCTCGATGCCGACGAGCTGGTGGCGGTCATCGCGCACGAGCGCGCCCACGTCGAGCAGCGGCATGACATCCTGCTGCTCGCGTTCCGCGCCTGGCGCTCCGCGCTGCCGTGGTTCCCGGTCGCCGCGCTCGCCGATGCCGAGGTCGCGGCGCTCGTCGAGATGCTCGCCGACGACCACGCCCGGCGCGAGGTGCGCGACCCGGTGCTCGCCCGCGCGATCCTGCAGGTCGGCGCGCACGGGGTGCCGGGCGCCGAGCCAGAGACCGACGCGGCTGGTTCCACGCGCGGTCGCGACCGCTTCCGCCGCCTGGCCCCGTAG
- the cydB gene encoding cytochrome d ubiquinol oxidase subunit II has product MEPLAVTWFIIIAALWMGYLLLEGFDLGVGMRMLFSTRDERERRVMLNTIGPVWDGNEVWLITAGAGTFAAFPLWYASLFSTLYLPLTIALFGLIIRAVSIEWRGKVHTERWRALWTAGIGIGSLVAAFCVGAMLGLTSLGLPIDANGDRVGGPFVWLTAPAILGGLAVVGFSLAHSATFLALKADGPVRERSAVFAARWAPLCLLPAAVWAIWVQLEHGGNAVSWAAVVLAVAAGAFGLSQARRRKEGFAFTGYAGFGLFGTAAIFAGMFPRVLPSTIDPAFDLTLMNAASGPYTLGVMTIVVVVGLPIILAYQAWSYWIFRQRVTPGMIPEAHIVLPAILRDKDAVQPGG; this is encoded by the coding sequence ATGGAACCGCTTGCCGTCACCTGGTTCATCATCATCGCCGCGCTGTGGATGGGCTACCTGCTGCTGGAGGGGTTCGATCTCGGCGTCGGCATGCGGATGCTCTTCAGCACCCGTGATGAGCGTGAGCGCCGCGTGATGCTCAACACCATCGGTCCCGTCTGGGACGGCAACGAGGTGTGGCTGATCACCGCGGGCGCCGGCACCTTCGCCGCCTTCCCGCTCTGGTACGCGTCGCTGTTCTCGACCCTGTACCTGCCGCTCACGATCGCGCTCTTCGGCCTCATCATCCGCGCGGTCTCGATCGAGTGGCGCGGCAAGGTGCACACGGAGCGCTGGCGGGCGCTGTGGACGGCGGGCATCGGCATCGGCTCCCTGGTCGCCGCCTTCTGCGTCGGCGCCATGCTCGGCCTCACCTCGCTCGGCCTGCCGATCGATGCCAACGGCGACCGCGTCGGCGGGCCGTTCGTCTGGCTGACCGCGCCCGCGATCCTCGGTGGGCTCGCGGTCGTGGGCTTCTCGCTCGCGCACTCCGCCACCTTCCTGGCGCTGAAGGCCGACGGGCCCGTGCGGGAGCGCTCCGCGGTCTTCGCCGCGCGCTGGGCGCCGCTGTGCCTGCTGCCGGCGGCCGTGTGGGCCATCTGGGTGCAGCTCGAGCACGGCGGCAACGCTGTCTCCTGGGCGGCCGTCGTGCTGGCGGTGGCAGCCGGCGCGTTCGGCCTCAGCCAGGCACGCCGCCGCAAGGAAGGGTTCGCCTTCACCGGCTATGCGGGCTTCGGCCTGTTCGGCACCGCCGCGATCTTCGCCGGCATGTTCCCGCGGGTGCTGCCGTCGACGATCGATCCGGCGTTCGACCTCACCCTCATGAATGCGGCCAGCGGCCCGTACACGCTCGGCGTCATGACCATCGTCGTGGTCGTCGGCCTGCCGATCATCCTCGCCTACCAGGCCTGGAGCTACTGGATCTTCCGCCAGCGCGTGACGCCGGGCATGATCCCCGAGGCCCACATCGTGCTGCCCGCGATCCTGCGCGACAAGGATGCGGTGCAGCCGGGAGGCTGA
- a CDS encoding cytochrome ubiquinol oxidase subunit I, whose product MDVLDIARWQFGITTVYHFMLVPLTLGLGMSIAIMQSLWVRTGDEKFLRMVKFWGKLYLINFILGVATGLVQEFQFGMAWSEYSRFVGDVFGAPLALEGLLAFFAESTFLGIWIFGWGRLRKSLHLAALWCAVIGSWLSAYFIIVANSWMQHPVGVELVDGRPVMTDVWAVLTNSTALAAVTHTIFGALIVAGMFLIGISWYHLWRRRHDGIDTVGTEGDAAGRVIVGEAPSVVGRDRADHSVWLWSLRFGAVMAIVAFGGTGLTGDWQAKLMYEQQPMKMASAEAACHTGSAFSILSIGDPGATDCTQVVTVIEIPGLLGFLGTGEWGADMPGISDLEPQYRNQYGETVPNEAIYGDLAGTDVQYVPPMWVTYWGFRLMIGLGGITAFGALVALWLTRKGTVPRSPWIMRLAILGILAPFAGNIAGWIFTEIGRQPFVVAPNPDPSGIDGVFMFTAAAVSGAVTAGEMLFSVITLTAVYAALMVVELGLLATYVRGGVASAMPELAPDHAKSDDPDRQDGDHDVLSFAY is encoded by the coding sequence GTGGACGTCCTCGACATCGCCAGATGGCAGTTCGGCATCACCACCGTCTATCACTTCATGCTCGTGCCCCTCACGCTGGGGCTCGGCATGAGCATCGCCATCATGCAGTCCCTCTGGGTGCGCACCGGCGACGAGAAGTTCCTGCGCATGGTGAAGTTCTGGGGCAAGCTCTACCTGATCAACTTCATCCTCGGCGTCGCGACCGGGCTCGTGCAGGAGTTCCAGTTCGGCATGGCGTGGAGCGAGTACTCCCGCTTCGTGGGCGACGTCTTCGGCGCCCCGCTCGCGCTCGAGGGGCTGCTGGCGTTCTTCGCCGAGTCGACCTTCCTCGGCATCTGGATCTTCGGCTGGGGCAGGCTGCGCAAAAGCCTCCACCTGGCGGCGCTGTGGTGCGCGGTGATCGGCTCGTGGCTGTCGGCCTACTTCATCATCGTCGCCAACTCCTGGATGCAGCACCCGGTGGGCGTCGAGCTCGTCGACGGCCGCCCCGTGATGACCGACGTGTGGGCCGTGCTCACCAACAGCACCGCGCTCGCCGCCGTCACGCACACGATCTTCGGAGCGCTCATCGTCGCGGGCATGTTCCTCATCGGCATCAGCTGGTACCACCTGTGGCGGCGGCGCCACGACGGCATCGACACGGTCGGCACCGAAGGGGATGCCGCCGGTCGCGTCATCGTCGGCGAGGCGCCGAGCGTCGTCGGTCGCGACAGGGCCGACCACAGCGTCTGGCTGTGGTCGCTGCGGTTCGGCGCGGTCATGGCGATCGTCGCCTTCGGCGGCACCGGGCTCACGGGCGACTGGCAGGCGAAGCTCATGTACGAGCAGCAGCCGATGAAGATGGCCTCGGCGGAGGCCGCCTGCCACACCGGCTCGGCCTTCTCGATCCTCTCGATCGGCGACCCGGGTGCCACTGACTGCACGCAGGTGGTGACCGTCATCGAGATCCCCGGCCTGCTCGGCTTCCTCGGCACGGGTGAATGGGGCGCCGACATGCCCGGCATCTCCGACCTCGAGCCGCAGTACCGGAACCAGTACGGCGAGACGGTGCCGAACGAGGCGATCTACGGCGACCTGGCGGGCACCGACGTGCAGTACGTGCCGCCGATGTGGGTCACCTACTGGGGCTTCCGCCTCATGATCGGCCTTGGCGGCATCACCGCCTTCGGCGCGCTGGTCGCGCTCTGGCTGACCCGCAAGGGCACGGTGCCGCGATCGCCCTGGATCATGCGCCTGGCGATCCTCGGCATCCTCGCGCCCTTCGCTGGCAACATCGCCGGCTGGATCTTCACGGAGATCGGCCGCCAGCCCTTCGTGGTCGCGCCCAACCCCGACCCGTCCGGCATCGACGGCGTGTTCATGTTCACCGCCGCGGCGGTCTCCGGCGCAGTCACGGCCGGCGAGATGCTCTTCTCCGTCATCACTCTCACCGCCGTGTACGCGGCGCTGATGGTGGTCGAGCTGGGCCTGCTCGCGACCTACGTGCGCGGCGGTGTCGCGAGCGCGATGCCCGAGCTCGCACCCGACCACGCCAAGAGCGACGACCCCGATCGGCAGGACGGCGATCACGACGTGCTGTCGTTCGCCTACTGA